The following coding sequences are from one Azospirillum sp. TSH100 window:
- a CDS encoding HAMP domain-containing methyl-accepting chemotaxis protein yields the protein MTDQGTGAPTSRPSTGERRGAGIRGRLLAAFGAVAATSVLAGGVGWLAFDIIESRVDRIAGVTLPSLTTAQRMAEESARMAAAAPVLAAAASQQDRKALIDDLAGRARRLGEATDQLESAYPQDPRVEALRGRLRAMSDTLAALDRLVESRLDVAERSAGRLAALTATHHRFLGELGPLIEAGAADTRGAATQVGSVTGRELQAMTAAGADLASSYDLRASMASMALNLTRATGADTPSIVDTYERGFRRLSDQLAPLLTAAEVPGGESVRRAVQRLMELGGSTGGDDGAFAIRRRQLKGGLDQTDAAGLEDRARVLRSEVERLEISVLGKLQLHVRESRDNLEKAQATLRSDIGSAVDTLLSQGLPTLRRRLELAAAGNLIAGTLAEAGSAPSEERLTALRPVYDAAARDLAARTAGELTDLAGLLIAFGSGDDGLFALRTQELTLAAQENVALGEGRTIAEQLGTEVASLVAAVAEDAERSARTTHDAIGQGRRWLSGLALFSVLGTVLIVWLYVGRRIVGRLIRLEGAMRAIAGGNLDTAVPARGQGRGRDEIDAMTGALAVFRDNALATRNAEQAAAADRERAAQERRGVLLDLASQFEASVKEVADSVAAMAGTVHEGADSMTRSAGRTSSEATSALLASSEASANVESAAAAAEELARSIEEIARQVNRSAGIARNAVEDAGHTNRVVDALSGATGRIGEVVGLINQIATQTNLLALNATIEAARAGEAGKGFAIVAGEVKALANQTAQATGEIADQIATIQATTRQVVEAIQAIVRTVTAIDEISGSIAAAVEQQGAATQEIARSVADAARGTSRSSASMRSVTDTAEQTGRSAGDLLAASQSMTGQTARLRQEVDNFLGAVRRR from the coding sequence ATGACGGATCAGGGCACGGGCGCTCCAACCAGCCGTCCATCCACTGGCGAACGCCGCGGTGCCGGGATCCGCGGCCGTCTTCTCGCCGCTTTCGGTGCGGTCGCCGCCACCAGCGTCCTGGCGGGCGGTGTCGGCTGGCTCGCCTTCGACATCATCGAAAGCCGGGTCGATCGGATCGCCGGCGTGACCTTGCCCTCCCTCACCACCGCCCAGCGGATGGCGGAGGAAAGCGCCCGGATGGCCGCCGCCGCCCCGGTTCTGGCAGCGGCGGCCAGCCAGCAGGACCGCAAGGCCCTGATCGACGATCTGGCCGGCCGCGCCCGCCGTCTCGGCGAGGCGACCGACCAGCTGGAGAGCGCCTACCCGCAGGACCCCCGTGTCGAGGCGCTGCGCGGGCGGCTGCGGGCCATGTCCGACACGCTGGCCGCGCTGGATCGGCTGGTCGAGAGTCGGCTCGACGTGGCGGAGCGGTCGGCCGGCAGGCTGGCCGCTCTGACCGCCACCCATCACCGTTTTCTGGGCGAACTCGGCCCTCTGATCGAGGCCGGCGCCGCCGACACGCGCGGTGCCGCCACCCAGGTCGGCAGCGTCACCGGGCGGGAGCTTCAGGCGATGACCGCCGCCGGCGCCGATCTGGCGAGCAGCTATGACTTGCGGGCCAGCATGGCGTCGATGGCGCTGAACCTGACCCGTGCCACCGGTGCCGACACCCCCAGCATTGTCGATACCTATGAACGGGGCTTCCGCCGGTTGAGCGATCAGCTGGCGCCGCTGCTGACTGCGGCGGAGGTGCCGGGTGGCGAGTCGGTTCGCCGGGCGGTGCAGCGCCTGATGGAGTTGGGCGGCAGCACCGGCGGCGATGACGGCGCCTTCGCCATTCGCCGCCGCCAGTTGAAGGGCGGCCTCGATCAGACCGACGCCGCAGGGCTGGAGGACCGCGCCCGCGTCTTGCGCAGCGAGGTCGAACGGCTGGAGATTTCCGTGCTGGGCAAGCTTCAGCTCCATGTCCGTGAAAGCCGAGACAATCTGGAAAAGGCGCAGGCGACTCTGCGCAGCGACATCGGCAGCGCGGTCGACACCCTTCTGAGCCAGGGTCTTCCCACGCTTCGTCGCCGGCTGGAGTTGGCGGCGGCGGGCAACCTGATCGCCGGCACGCTGGCCGAGGCCGGCAGCGCGCCGTCGGAGGAGCGGCTGACGGCGCTGCGTCCGGTCTATGACGCGGCCGCGCGTGACCTGGCTGCCCGTACCGCCGGTGAATTGACTGATCTGGCCGGATTGCTGATCGCCTTCGGCAGCGGCGACGACGGTCTGTTCGCCCTGCGCACGCAGGAACTGACGCTTGCCGCCCAGGAAAATGTGGCGCTGGGCGAAGGCCGCACCATCGCCGAACAGCTGGGGACGGAGGTCGCCTCCCTCGTCGCCGCGGTGGCGGAGGATGCCGAACGCTCTGCCCGCACCACCCACGACGCCATCGGCCAAGGCCGCCGCTGGCTGTCGGGACTGGCACTGTTCAGCGTGTTGGGGACGGTGCTCATCGTCTGGCTCTATGTCGGACGGCGGATCGTCGGGCGGTTGATCCGCCTGGAAGGCGCGATGCGCGCCATTGCCGGTGGAAATCTCGATACCGCGGTGCCGGCGCGTGGCCAGGGCCGCGGGCGGGACGAGATCGACGCCATGACCGGCGCGCTCGCCGTCTTCCGCGACAATGCGCTTGCCACCCGCAACGCCGAGCAGGCCGCGGCGGCGGACCGGGAGCGCGCCGCCCAGGAGCGTCGCGGCGTCCTGCTCGATCTTGCCAGCCAGTTCGAGGCGTCGGTGAAGGAGGTGGCGGACAGCGTCGCCGCCATGGCCGGCACCGTGCATGAGGGCGCCGACAGCATGACCCGCAGCGCCGGCCGGACCAGCAGCGAGGCCACCAGCGCGCTGCTCGCCTCCAGCGAGGCGAGCGCCAATGTGGAAAGCGCCGCCGCTGCCGCGGAGGAGTTGGCGCGCTCCATCGAGGAGATCGCCCGTCAGGTCAACCGCTCCGCCGGGATCGCCCGCAACGCGGTGGAGGATGCCGGCCACACCAACCGGGTGGTCGACGCCCTGTCCGGCGCCACCGGGCGGATCGGCGAGGTGGTCGGGCTGATCAACCAGATCGCCACCCAGACCAACCTGCTGGCGCTGAACGCCACCATCGAGGCGGCGCGGGCGGGAGAGGCCGGCAAGGGCTTCGCCATCGTGGCCGGGGAGGTGAAGGCGCTCGCCAACCAGACCGCGCAGGCCACCGGGGAGATCGCCGACCAGATCGCCACCATCCAGGCGACGACGAGGCAGGTGGTCGAGGCCATCCAGGCCATCGTCCGCACGGTGACCGCCATCGACGAGATCTCCGGCAGCATCGCCGCGGCGGTCGAACAGCAGGGGGCCGCCACCCAGGAGATCGCCCGCAGCGTTGCCGACGCAGCCCGCGGCACCAGCCGCAGTTCGGCCAGCATGCGGTCGGTCACCGACACCGCCGAACAGACCGGTCGGTCGGCGGGCGACCTGCTCGCCGCTTCGCAGAGCATGACCGGCCAGACCGCCCGCCTGCGCCAGGAGGTCGACAATTTCCTGGGCGCCGTCCGTCGGCGGTAG
- a CDS encoding sugar ABC transporter substrate-binding protein yields MKRPHLKHVLAACSAAVVMMSASAFATTIGVSMAYFDDNFLNTLRQAMADQAKSMPDVKIQFEDARGDTGRQLSQVQNFVAQKVDAIIINTTDSSATGRMTQIISAAGIPLVYVNRKPAEDTLPEKVVFVGSDENVSGTLEAEELAKQLNYKGNVAIMMGELATNAAELRTKGVEKVVAKYPGMKIVQKQTANFLRAQALDLMNNWIVSGEKIDAVAANNDEMAIGAILALQQAGISPKKVLVGGIDATADALAEMKDGNLAVTVFQDARGQGRGALESAVKLAKGEKVEKNVMVPFQLVTKDNYKQFMGN; encoded by the coding sequence ATGAAGCGTCCCCACCTGAAGCATGTGCTGGCCGCCTGCTCCGCCGCCGTGGTCATGATGTCGGCCTCAGCCTTCGCCACCACCATCGGCGTGTCGATGGCCTATTTCGACGACAATTTCCTCAACACGCTGCGTCAGGCGATGGCCGATCAGGCCAAGTCGATGCCCGACGTGAAGATCCAGTTCGAGGATGCCCGCGGCGATACCGGCCGCCAGCTGAGCCAGGTGCAGAACTTCGTCGCCCAGAAGGTGGACGCGATCATCATCAACACCACGGACAGCTCCGCCACCGGCCGCATGACCCAGATCATCTCGGCCGCCGGCATTCCGCTGGTCTACGTCAACCGCAAGCCGGCCGAGGACACTCTGCCCGAGAAGGTGGTCTTCGTCGGGTCGGACGAAAACGTCTCGGGCACGCTGGAGGCCGAGGAGCTGGCCAAGCAACTGAACTACAAGGGCAATGTCGCCATCATGATGGGCGAGCTCGCCACAAACGCCGCGGAACTGCGCACCAAGGGCGTGGAGAAGGTGGTCGCCAAATATCCCGGCATGAAGATCGTCCAGAAGCAGACCGCCAATTTCCTGCGCGCCCAGGCGCTTGACCTGATGAACAACTGGATCGTGTCGGGCGAGAAGATCGACGCGGTCGCCGCCAACAACGACGAGATGGCGATCGGCGCCATCCTGGCCCTGCAACAGGCCGGCATCTCGCCGAAGAAGGTTCTGGTCGGCGGCATCGACGCCACCGCCGACGCGCTGGCCGAAATGAAGGACGGCAACCTTGCCGTCACCGTGTTCCAGGACGCCAGGGGCCAGGGCCGCGGCGCGCTGGAATCCGCGGTGAAGCTGGCCAAGGGCGAGAAGGTCGAGAAGAACGTCATGGTGCCGTTCCAGCTCGTCACCAAGGACAACTACAAGCAGTTCATGGGCAACTGA
- a CDS encoding ABC transporter permease: MNASVNSSGVVETPARRPFKMPVEAGIFLVLVAIALAFEALGWMVRGESFLGNSQRLVIIVLQVSIIGLLAIGVTQVIITSGVDLSSGSVLALSAMVAASLAQTSDNARAVFPMLTDLPAVVPVIAGVLVGALAGVVNGGLVAVTGIPPFIATLGMMVTARGLARYYTHGQPISRLSESFTWIGAGATPVIVFLVTALIFHVALRYTRYGKFTYAIGANAQAARVSGINIGRHLIVVYGIAGLLAGLGGVMTAARSATGQAGMGMGYELDAIAAVVIGGTSLTGGVGRITGTVIGTVILGVMTSGFTFVGIDAYVQDIVKGVIIVAAVTADQYRMRRRKKA, from the coding sequence GTGAACGCATCCGTCAACAGCAGCGGGGTGGTGGAGACGCCCGCCCGCCGCCCCTTCAAGATGCCGGTAGAGGCCGGAATCTTCCTCGTCCTGGTTGCCATCGCCCTCGCGTTCGAAGCGCTCGGCTGGATGGTCCGCGGGGAGTCCTTCCTCGGCAACTCGCAGCGTCTGGTCATCATCGTCCTGCAGGTGTCGATCATCGGGTTGCTCGCAATCGGCGTCACCCAGGTCATCATCACCTCAGGCGTCGATCTGTCGTCCGGCTCGGTCCTGGCCCTGTCGGCGATGGTGGCGGCCAGCCTCGCCCAGACCTCCGATAATGCCCGCGCCGTCTTCCCGATGCTGACCGACCTGCCGGCGGTGGTGCCGGTGATCGCCGGCGTGCTGGTGGGGGCGCTGGCGGGGGTGGTGAATGGCGGGCTGGTCGCGGTGACCGGAATTCCGCCCTTCATCGCCACGCTGGGCATGATGGTGACGGCGCGCGGACTCGCCCGCTACTACACCCATGGTCAGCCGATCAGCCGCCTGTCGGAGAGCTTCACCTGGATCGGCGCCGGCGCAACCCCGGTGATCGTCTTCCTGGTCACCGCGCTGATCTTCCATGTGGCGCTGCGCTACACCCGCTACGGCAAGTTCACCTACGCCATCGGCGCCAACGCCCAGGCCGCCCGCGTCTCCGGCATCAACATCGGCCGTCACCTGATCGTGGTCTACGGCATCGCCGGGCTGCTGGCCGGTCTTGGCGGCGTCATGACCGCCGCACGGTCCGCCACCGGTCAGGCCGGCATGGGCATGGGTTACGAACTGGACGCCATCGCCGCGGTGGTCATCGGCGGCACCTCCCTGACCGGCGGCGTCGGCCGCATCACCGGCACGGTGATCGGCACCGTGATCCTCGGCGTGATGACCAGCGGCTTCACCTTCGTCGGTATCGACGCCTATGTGCAGGACATCGTGAAGGGCGTGATCATCGTCGCCGCGGTGACCGCCGACCAGTACCGCATGCGTCGCCGGAAGAAGGCCTGA
- a CDS encoding sugar ABC transporter ATP-binding protein → MTALGMMTPPSISTHAPPYLLEVDSVRKEFPGVVALDSVCLRIRPGTVHALMGENGAGKSTLMKIIAGIYTPDQGMIRLRGEPCRLTSPLDALEAGIAMIHQELNLMSFMTIAENIWIRREPLNRFGLVDHGELRRRTRDLFRRLKIDLDPDQPVGELTVAGRQMVEIAKAVSYDSDVLIMDEPTSALTDREVAHLFAIVEDLRSRGKAIIYITHKMNEVFEIADDISIFRDGRHILTDAAANLTRDKLISLMVGREITQMFPKGESKIGEVVLSVENLELEGVFSGVSFELRAGEILGIAGLVGSGRTNVAEAIFGMTPATAGTIRIDGKPVRIDSPKTAMAHKLALLTEDRKETGLFLMLSVLENMELAALTDRYVQGGFVAQSALNGICTTMKNTLRVKTPHLQERIENLSGGNQQKVLIARWLMTHPRVLILDEPTRGIDVGAKAEIHRLISDLAAQGMAIIMISSELPEILGMSDRVMVMHEGRVTGTVDRADADQVTIMRLASG, encoded by the coding sequence GTGACCGCCCTTGGAATGATGACGCCGCCCAGCATATCCACCCACGCCCCGCCTTACCTTCTCGAGGTCGACAGCGTCCGGAAGGAGTTTCCGGGGGTCGTGGCGCTGGACAGCGTCTGCCTGCGGATCCGGCCCGGCACCGTGCATGCCCTGATGGGGGAGAATGGTGCCGGCAAATCGACCCTGATGAAGATCATCGCCGGCATCTACACGCCCGACCAGGGCATGATCCGGCTGCGTGGTGAGCCCTGCCGTCTGACCTCGCCGCTGGATGCGCTGGAGGCCGGCATCGCCATGATCCATCAGGAGCTGAACCTGATGTCCTTCATGACCATCGCCGAGAATATCTGGATCCGGCGGGAGCCGCTGAACCGTTTCGGCCTCGTCGACCATGGCGAACTGCGCCGCCGCACCCGCGATCTGTTCCGCCGGCTGAAGATCGACCTCGATCCCGACCAGCCGGTGGGCGAGCTGACCGTCGCCGGCCGCCAGATGGTGGAGATCGCCAAGGCGGTCTCCTACGACTCCGACGTCCTGATCATGGACGAGCCGACTTCGGCCCTGACCGACCGCGAGGTGGCGCATCTGTTCGCCATCGTCGAGGATCTGCGGTCGCGCGGCAAGGCGATCATCTACATCACCCACAAGATGAACGAGGTGTTCGAGATCGCCGACGACATCTCGATCTTCCGCGACGGCCGCCACATCCTGACCGATGCGGCGGCCAACCTGACGCGCGACAAGCTGATCAGCCTGATGGTCGGCCGGGAAATCACCCAGATGTTCCCGAAGGGCGAATCGAAGATCGGCGAGGTGGTGCTGTCGGTCGAAAATCTGGAACTGGAGGGGGTGTTCTCCGGTGTCAGTTTCGAGCTTCGCGCCGGCGAGATCCTCGGCATCGCAGGATTGGTCGGCTCCGGCCGCACCAATGTGGCGGAGGCGATCTTCGGCATGACGCCGGCCACCGCCGGCACCATCCGCATCGACGGCAAGCCGGTGAGGATCGACAGCCCAAAGACGGCGATGGCGCACAAGCTGGCGCTGCTGACCGAGGACCGCAAGGAAACCGGCCTGTTCCTGATGCTGTCGGTGCTGGAGAACATGGAACTGGCGGCGCTGACCGACCGCTATGTCCAGGGCGGCTTCGTCGCGCAGTCGGCCCTGAACGGCATCTGCACCACCATGAAGAACACCCTGCGGGTGAAGACACCGCACCTGCAGGAGCGCATCGAAAATCTCAGCGGCGGCAACCAGCAGAAGGTGCTGATCGCCCGCTGGCTGATGACCCATCCGCGCGTCCTGATCCTGGACGAACCGACGCGCGGGATCGATGTCGGCGCGAAGGCGGAAATCCACCGCTTGATCTCCGACCTCGCCGCCCAGGGGATGGCGATCATCATGATCTCGTCGGAACTGCCGGAAATCCTTGGCATGAGCGACCGCGTGATGGTGATGCACGAGGGCCGCGTGACCGGCACCGTCGACCGCGCGGACGCCGATCAGGTGACCATCATGCGCCTTGCGTCCGGCTGA
- the iolB gene encoding 5-deoxy-glucuronate isomerase → MSKLLLRNHAPDPAGRVHHVTPESAGWSCIGFDLYRLEAGMTVSGEDPGRETCLVFVAGRGAAMAGDREWAELGDRMSPFEDKRPYAIYLPQGTPWQVRATTTLELAVCTAPGLNGGLPVRLIRPEDVAASVRGRGSNTRHVFDILPDSQPADSLLVVEVITPAGNWSSYPPHKHDADEGTAETQLEETYYHRIDPPQGFAFQRVYTDDRSLDEAMAVENGDLVMVPRGYHPVGAAHGYTGYYLNVMAGPRRAWHFNTAPEHRWLLAPG, encoded by the coding sequence ATGAGCAAGCTGCTGCTGCGCAACCACGCACCGGACCCGGCCGGCCGGGTGCACCATGTCACGCCCGAATCGGCGGGCTGGTCCTGCATCGGGTTTGACCTCTACCGCCTTGAGGCTGGCATGACCGTCTCCGGCGAGGATCCCGGCCGTGAGACCTGCCTGGTCTTCGTCGCCGGACGCGGGGCGGCGATGGCCGGCGATCGGGAATGGGCGGAGCTTGGCGACCGCATGTCGCCTTTTGAGGACAAGCGGCCCTACGCGATCTATCTGCCGCAGGGCACGCCGTGGCAGGTCCGGGCCACCACCACGCTGGAACTGGCGGTCTGCACCGCGCCCGGTCTGAACGGCGGTCTGCCGGTGCGGTTGATCCGTCCGGAGGATGTCGCCGCCTCGGTGCGCGGGCGCGGCAGCAACACCCGCCATGTCTTCGATATCCTGCCCGATTCGCAGCCGGCCGACAGCCTTCTGGTGGTGGAGGTCATCACGCCGGCCGGCAACTGGTCCAGCTATCCGCCGCACAAGCACGATGCCGACGAGGGCACGGCGGAAACCCAGCTGGAGGAGACCTATTACCACCGGATCGACCCGCCGCAGGGCTTCGCCTTCCAGCGCGTCTACACCGATGACCGTTCGCTGGACGAGGCGATGGCGGTGGAGAACGGCGACCTCGTCATGGTTCCGCGCGGCTATCACCCGGTCGGCGCCGCCCACGGCTATACCGGCTATTACCTGAACGTGATGGCGGGCCCTCGCCGCGCATGGCATTTCAACACCGCGCCGGAACACCGCTGGCTGCTGGCGCCGGGCTGA
- a CDS encoding porin — MSRSALLLGAATLSLALVMGAGSASAQSKFDITLGGDAYFEGGYVNQDRDSGLRNTEFRNRLRLLVTPKAKADNGLEYGARIRLLAENGTGNVRTVTNDRAFMFVNGSFGTVHLGVENGPSDDSGVIAPSDWGTGGVDGSFPSWLGNSAANAPVTIGNIRALISGNSATRATYWTPEFAGFKFGASYQPSSDSSNTDINRSKLALASANRTGAYRDVYEVGGTYTNTLGGVAVNGSLFYLGGQAKNSTTTPAASFDDLSSTHAGLTLAYAGFKIGGSYAWSGDSGYAKSSATIVSREKQDVWTAGAQYTFGATTLGVGYLNAKDAGDLTVRGRSKFELFTVGAKYVVAPGFSVAPEYNHFKLSSDVAANSDKGDIFIIRTDLAF, encoded by the coding sequence ATGTCTCGTTCAGCTCTGCTGCTTGGAGCAGCCACCCTTTCTCTCGCCTTGGTCATGGGGGCCGGTTCGGCCTCGGCCCAGTCGAAGTTCGACATCACGCTTGGCGGCGACGCCTATTTCGAGGGCGGCTACGTCAACCAGGACCGTGACAGCGGCCTGCGCAACACCGAGTTCCGCAACCGCCTGCGCCTGCTGGTGACGCCGAAGGCCAAGGCCGACAACGGGCTGGAATACGGCGCCCGCATCCGCCTGCTGGCGGAGAACGGCACGGGCAACGTCCGCACCGTCACCAACGACCGCGCCTTCATGTTCGTCAACGGCAGCTTCGGCACTGTGCATCTGGGTGTCGAGAACGGCCCCAGCGACGACAGCGGCGTGATCGCCCCGTCCGACTGGGGCACCGGCGGCGTCGACGGCTCCTTCCCGTCCTGGCTCGGCAACAGCGCCGCCAACGCGCCGGTCACCATCGGCAACATCCGCGCGCTGATCTCCGGCAACAGCGCCACCCGCGCCACCTACTGGACCCCGGAATTCGCCGGCTTCAAGTTCGGCGCCTCCTACCAGCCCTCCTCGGACAGCAGCAACACCGACATCAACCGCTCCAAGCTGGCGCTGGCCTCCGCCAACCGCACCGGCGCCTACCGCGACGTCTATGAAGTCGGCGGCACCTACACCAACACGCTGGGCGGCGTGGCGGTCAACGGCAGCCTGTTCTATCTCGGCGGCCAGGCCAAGAACTCCACCACCACCCCGGCGGCGAGCTTCGACGATCTGTCCTCGACCCATGCCGGCCTGACGCTGGCCTATGCCGGCTTCAAGATCGGCGGCAGCTATGCCTGGTCGGGCGACAGCGGCTATGCCAAGTCCAGCGCCACCATCGTCAGCCGCGAGAAGCAGGACGTCTGGACCGCCGGCGCCCAGTACACCTTCGGCGCCACCACGCTCGGTGTCGGCTACCTGAACGCCAAGGATGCCGGCGACCTCACCGTCCGCGGCCGCAGCAAGTTCGAGCTGTTCACCGTCGGCGCCAAGTATGTCGTCGCACCCGGCTTCAGCGTCGCGCCCGAATACAACCACTTCAAGCTCAGCTCCGACGTCGCCGCAAACAGCGACAAGGGCGACATCTTCATCATCCGCACCGATCTCGCATTCTAA
- a CDS encoding MurR/RpiR family transcriptional regulator — protein sequence MEQETDVPTSYAALQAAITQRQASLSPRLRQIAEYALSNPNDMALETVAQIAERAGVQPSALIRFSKTLGFEGFTEMQRVFRTRLTDNMPNYKERIRALTDGAAGLTDGSRVLEHFIGAGINALEHLRQELSPEDLDGAIDLLEEAEHIYVMGQRRSFPVAAYLSYALGRLGRRTVLLDGMGGMLRQQVQAIGDRDLLVAISFKPYSEETVDLCRFAAENGVPVLGITDGTLSPILPLAGVTLSVEDAQVKGFRSLTATMCLAVSLIVALGQRLDKEKAGR from the coding sequence ATGGAGCAAGAGACCGACGTGCCGACGAGCTATGCCGCTCTTCAGGCCGCCATCACCCAGCGCCAAGCCAGCCTCAGCCCGCGCCTGCGGCAGATCGCCGAATATGCGCTGTCCAACCCCAACGACATGGCGCTGGAAACCGTTGCGCAGATCGCCGAGCGGGCCGGCGTGCAGCCATCGGCGCTGATCCGTTTTTCCAAGACGCTGGGGTTCGAAGGCTTCACGGAGATGCAGCGCGTCTTCCGCACCCGCCTGACCGACAACATGCCCAACTACAAGGAGCGGATCCGCGCGCTGACCGACGGTGCCGCCGGCCTGACCGATGGATCGCGCGTTCTGGAGCATTTCATCGGGGCCGGCATCAACGCTCTGGAACATCTGCGCCAGGAATTGTCGCCGGAGGATCTGGATGGCGCCATCGACCTGCTGGAGGAGGCGGAGCACATCTATGTGATGGGCCAGCGCAGGTCCTTCCCGGTCGCGGCCTATCTCAGCTACGCGCTCGGGCGGTTGGGGCGACGGACGGTCCTGCTGGACGGGATGGGCGGCATGCTTCGCCAGCAGGTGCAGGCCATCGGGGATCGCGACCTGCTGGTGGCGATCAGCTTCAAGCCCTATTCGGAGGAGACGGTCGATCTCTGCCGCTTCGCCGCGGAAAACGGTGTGCCGGTGCTTGGCATCACCGACGGCACGCTGAGCCCGATCCTGCCGTTGGCCGGTGTCACCCTGTCGGTGGAGGATGCCCAGGTGAAGGGCTTCCGCTCGCTGACTGCGACCATGTGTCTTGCGGTCAGCCTGATCGTCGCGCTGGGCCAGCGTCTCGACAAAGAAAAGGCCGGGCGGTAA
- a CDS encoding Gfo/Idh/MocA family protein, whose translation MKKLSIGLVGSGFMGRAHAQAFRAVGGLFDLPFEPVLDLLAERDEATAAEAASKLGFRRHVGDWRCLVEDPEIDVVAITTPNRLHAPIALAAIAAGKHVYCEKPLATTLADARAMAAAAEVTGVVTLVGFNYLKNPMIALARELVAGGEIGEVTGFRGIHAEDFMADPMAPFTWRCEADNAGGALADIGSHILSLATYLAGDIRSVSGRLHTVHDRRPAAAGSAEMREVRVDDQAHALVEFANGATGSVTASWIAQGRKMQLAFELVGTKGSIAFTQERFNELWLYQAGGALGRSGYRLITAGPEHADYAAFCPAPGHQLGFNDLKTIEVKTLIEAIAGKAPAYPDFRAACELERVAEAIHRSSAARRWVDVAEV comes from the coding sequence ATGAAAAAGCTTTCCATCGGCCTCGTCGGCAGCGGCTTCATGGGGCGGGCCCATGCCCAGGCCTTCCGTGCCGTCGGCGGGCTGTTCGACCTGCCGTTCGAACCGGTGCTCGACCTGCTGGCGGAGCGGGACGAGGCGACGGCGGCCGAAGCCGCGTCGAAGCTGGGCTTCCGCCGCCATGTCGGCGACTGGCGCTGTCTGGTCGAGGATCCGGAGATCGACGTGGTCGCCATCACCACGCCGAACCGCCTGCATGCGCCGATCGCGCTGGCCGCCATCGCCGCCGGCAAGCATGTCTATTGCGAGAAGCCGCTCGCCACGACGCTGGCCGATGCCCGCGCCATGGCCGCGGCGGCGGAGGTGACCGGCGTGGTGACGCTGGTCGGCTTCAATTACCTGAAGAATCCGATGATCGCGCTGGCCCGCGAGCTGGTGGCCGGCGGCGAGATCGGGGAGGTCACCGGCTTCCGCGGCATCCATGCCGAGGATTTCATGGCCGACCCGATGGCGCCCTTCACCTGGCGCTGCGAGGCCGACAATGCCGGCGGGGCGCTGGCCGATATCGGCAGCCACATCCTGTCGCTGGCCACATATCTGGCCGGCGACATCCGTTCCGTCTCCGGCCGGCTGCACACCGTCCATGACCGTCGCCCGGCCGCCGCCGGATCGGCCGAGATGCGGGAGGTGCGGGTGGACGATCAGGCCCATGCGCTGGTCGAATTCGCCAACGGCGCCACCGGTTCCGTCACCGCCAGCTGGATCGCCCAGGGGCGCAAGATGCAGCTGGCCTTCGAGCTGGTCGGCACCAAGGGCTCCATCGCCTTCACCCAGGAGCGCTTCAACGAGCTGTGGCTGTATCAGGCGGGCGGGGCGCTTGGACGCTCCGGCTACCGTCTGATCACTGCCGGACCGGAACACGCCGATTACGCCGCCTTCTGCCCGGCGCCGGGCCATCAGCTGGGCTTCAACGACCTCAAGACCATCGAGGTGAAGACGCTGATCGAGGCCATCGCCGGCAAAGCGCCGGCCTATCCCGACTTCCGTGCCGCCTGCGAGCTGGAGCGGGTCGCCGAGGCGATCCACCGCTCTTCCGCCGCACGCCGATGGGTCGATGTGGCGGAGGTCTGA